AGCGAGGCTTTGCGCTCCGTTGACAGCAGCGCCGGGCGTTCGGCGTGGAAGGGCCGGTCAAGGCCATGTGTCAGGATCGACATGTTGGAAGTCCTTGTCCTTGGCACGGCGGGACGGCCGCTCCAATCTGCCGTTTATGATGTCCATCGCTGCGTAGGATTGCGAGATGACCGCCGGGGTGCCGGCATAGGAATCTCATAAAGACGCCGAGCGTCGCGCCGACAGCCCCCTGAAGAGATCGGGGTTCCGCTTCGGCAGCGGCTGCGGCGGCGCCGGCTCCGAATGCGTCATCCCGATCGCCGCGGTAAAGGCAAGCCGCAGCCGCGGCTCATCGATCTGCTTGCAGAAGCCGTCCAGGATCGCGGCCGCGTTCGGGTGCTGCCCGCCGATGGCCGCGCAGAGCTGCGAGCTGGTGCGCCGGAAGAAGTGCAGCGAATCGTTGGCGTGACGCCGCCCGCCGAGGTGATCGAGCTCGGCCGCGAGCGCCGCGACGTTGAGCCTGTCGGACTCATCACGTGTCACGGCAAAGCGCAGCAGCGCCAATTGCCAGGCGTGGAGCAGCCTGTGAGACCCTTCGACCAATGTTGGCATGCGATGCCCGCCCGCGACGCCTCAGGCCCCGACGCCGTCGATCAGTTCCTCGTCCGCGATCGCGGCGAATGCCCGGATCACCTCCCGCTGCGCGGCCGCCTCCAGCGGCACGATCGGCAGCCGTGTGGCTTCCGACATCAGGCCGAGCACGCTGAGCGCGTATTTGAGCGCAGCCGGGCTCTCTTTCGCGAGGCAGGCGATCAGCGGAATGAGGCGCTTGTGCAGGTAGCGCGCCGATTGCAGGCGCCCCTGCCTGACATGCGAGAAGATCGTGCGGCAGAGATCGGGAGCGATATTGGCGACCTCCGAGATCGCGCCATCGCCGCCATCCGTCATGAAGCCGAACGCGGTGCTGTCGTCGCCGGACAGGAAGCGGAAGCCCGCCGGCAGATGCCGCGACAGGCGCATGGGGCGGGTGATGTCGCCGCTCCCATCGCGCAGGCCCACGAACTGGCGGGACTCGATGAGACGCAGCAGCGTCTCGTCGGCCAGCGGCCGCAGCGTGCGGGAGGGGATGTCGTGCAGGATCACCGGCAGGCCGATCGCGCCTGCGATGGCGCGGAAATGCGCGAGCATGCCCTCCTGCATCGGCTTGTTGTAGGCGGGGACGACCGACATGACGGCGTCGGCGCCGGCCGCTTCCGCGCGCCGTGCGAGCTCAATGGCATGGCTCGTGGAATTCGAGACGGCGCCGGCAATGACCCGGACGCGGCCGCGGGCGACATCGACCGCGGTGCGGATGACCAGCTCCTGTTCGGCCGGCGAGAGCGTCGATGCCTCGCCGGCCGTCTCGCAGACCACGACCGCGGGAGCACTCGCCGCGATCTGGCGCTCGCAGAGCGCGGCGAACGCCTTGATGTCGATCGCGTCCGCTGCGTCGAACGGCGTCGGCAGGTCCGGAATGAAACCGGTAAACCAGGCTGAGGGAGGGATGAACATGGCTTTCCCGCTGGAAGGCGCCGGTTCAGGCGGCGCGCTGCGAGACGATGCTGCTGGGGCGTTTGCCCATGTCGAGCTCGATCTCGCGCGGCAGCTCGACGATGGTTTCAGGGTGCTGCCCGTTCTCGAACAGCGCATATTTGATGGCCTGGGCGCGGCTGACGAACAGGCCGCCATAGAGGCCGTTCTGCTCCTGCGCGACCCATTGTCCCCTGTGGTTGCGGCCGACGAAGACGATGGTCGAGGGGGAACTGTACGAGGGAGGTTCGACGAGCTTCATTGACGTAGTCCTTCCGATTGACAGAGGCGGCGAACGCAAGTCCGCAACCATCCGATCAATATCTTTTCAAGCGAATATGATTTCGAGTGAGGCGGTGTGGCGATCTCATAGGAAGCGCATAAAGCTGTTCAGCTCAGCTCGCTGACGAGATGAACCAGCGCGAACAGCGCGCCGAATGCGGCGCATTCGTCCCAGTGATTAAGAACGGCGCCAAACAGCGGCTCGCGCCTGAGGAGGCCGACGGACGCACACAGGATGATCGACATCCAGAGCAGGGCGGCAAGGCTGCGTCCGAAGCCGATGCTGCCGAATGCGGCAAAGGCAGACAGCAGCACGACGCGCACGGCGAAGCGTGCCAGCACGCGCGCCGGGCCTGGCGTCTGCGGCATGTTCCGGGATTGCGGCAAGCCTGAACCCGTCGGTCTAGAGCATGATCCGGAAAAGTGCGCAGCGGTTTTCCGAAAAGATCATGCTCAAAAAATAACCTAAAGCGCGATGACGATTCATCCTGATATCATCGCGCTTTAGCCGAAGTTCTCACAGGCGGCCGGCACGTAGAGCGGATCGAGGGTCTGGCGCACCGAGGGAACGCTCGGCCGGGACGATTCGACTTCCAGCGCCTGGACCTCGACGAACGCAGACAGGAGTGCGATCGCAAGATCGCTGTGGCATCCCTCGACCGCGGCGTCCAGCCAGTCCGGCAGCTCTCGTTCGCGCGAGAGCGCGCAATGCCATTCGCCTTCGTCATAGGCGATGCGGCGGACCTGCCAAAGCGGCAGCTCGATCCCTATCAGAGCCAGCGCAGCATCGGTCCAGGCCTCCGCGTCGATCAGGCGCATGAGGCGCGCCGTACGCGCGCTCTGGCCCAGCGAAGGAAATCGGCGGCAGGCGTGGTCGATGACCTCGAGCATCAACACCCGCGTCATCGCATGCGCATTGCCCAGACGCTTGCCGAGCGACGGTGGGTCGTATTGGCGGAGAGCGGCAGTCATGTCAGGCCTCCTGGAATGGGTGTCGGTCAGTCGGCCGGCCTCTCCAAGATGGCTGGAACGGCATTTGAAAACGAGATGAGGAGGGAGTGAGAGATATAGGGATTCCATAAAGGCACGGGCCCCGCCGGACCGGGCGCGCGGCTGGCGCCCATGTCCGACCATCGCTTTTTGCGAAATGTCCGCAGCTTTTCGCGGCAGGCGTTTATGGAAGACCAGGGCGACGGTCCGCCATAACTATCGGCAGTGAAGGTGATGCCGGATCGGCATCGCTGCCGTCTCGGGCCAATATCCGGAGTGCTTTGCCGGTGTCATTCGGCCGCCCTCAACCACGGCCGGTCTTTATGGGATTCCTATAAGGTCGCCATAGGGCTCATCTCGAAAACCTATGCGCGTGATGGCACCTCGGTGCGGTGAAAGCTCCGGCCGGTCGCCGGAGACATGCATTGCATTGGCGCGGCGCCGCGATCCGGACACAGGCCGGGTATTCGTCGCGCAACGAGGAGCAATTCCATGATGGACATTCTCATGCTGGCGCTGGGCTTCGTCTTCTTCGCCCTTGCGATCGGCTACACCTATGCCTGCGAACGGCTGTGAGGGAGCGGACCATGATCTTCGACTATGCGCTCGCCGGCGCCGTCTCGTTCGGCCTCCTGGTCTATCTCACTTATGCGCTGCTGCGGCCGGAGCGCTTCTGAGCCGTGTTGCTGCTTGTCGAATTGCTGCTGGCGGACGTCCTGCTCGTCGCCGGCCTGCTGGCGGCGCTCCTGCCGCTGTTGCGCCAGACACAAGGTCTGAAGGGTTAATGCCATGACTATGATCGGTTGGATCCAGATCATTCTTTTTTGCGTCATCATCGTCGCGCTCACGAAACCGCTGGGCGGGTACATGACGCGCGTTTTCAACGGCGAGCGGACCTTCCTGTCGCCGGTGCTGCGCCCGATCGAGGCCGGCATCTACTGGATCTCCGGCGTCGACGAGAGGCGCGAGCAGCATTGGCTGACCTACACGGTCGCCATGCTGCTGTTCCATGTCGGCGGCTTCCTCATCATCTACGGGGTAATGCGGCTCCAGGCCATGCTGCCCTTCAATCCGGCAGGCCAGGGCGCGGTTGCACAGGATCTCTCCTTCAACACCGCGATCTCCTTCATCACCAACACCAATTGGCAGAACTACGGCGGCGAGAGCACGGTTTCCTATCTCGTGCAGATGCTCGGCCTGACGCACCAGAACTTCCTGTCGGCCGCAACCGGCATCGCGCTCGCGGTGGCCCTGATCCGCGGCTTCTCGCGCGCCTCGGTGCGCACCGTCGGCAATTTCTGGGTCGACGTCACCCGCACCACGCTTTACGTGCTGCTGCCGATCTGCGTGGTCTACACGCTGTTCCTCGTCTGGCAGGGCATGCCGCAGACGCTCGGGCCGTATGTCGAGGCGACGACGCTCGAAGGCGCCAAGCAGACCATCGCGGTCGGCCCGGTCGCCTCGCAGGTCGCGATCAAGATGCTGGGCACCAATGGTGGCGGCTTCTTCAACGCCAACGCGGCGCATCCCTTCGAGAACCCGACGGCGCTGTCGAATTTCGTGCAGATGCTGTCGATCTTCCTGATCGGCGCCGCCATGACCAACGTGTTCGGCCGCATGGTCGGCAACCAGCGCCAGGGCTGGGCGATTTTGGCCGTGATGGGCGTGCTGTTCGTCGCCGGCGTCGCCGTCACCTATTGGGCGGAAGCGCACGGCACCTCGACCATGCAGGCGCTCGGCCTCACCGGCGGCAACATGGAGGGCAAGGAGGTCCGCTTCGGCATCGTCGCGTCCTCGTTGTTCGCCGTGATCACGACGGCCGCCTCCTGCGGCGCGGTCAACGCCATGCATGACAGCTTCACCGCGCTTGGCG
This is a stretch of genomic DNA from Bradyrhizobium sp. CB2312. It encodes these proteins:
- a CDS encoding K(+)-transporting ATPase subunit F — translated: MIFDYALAGAVSFGLLVYLTYALLRPERF
- the dapA gene encoding 4-hydroxy-tetrahydrodipicolinate synthase gives rise to the protein MFIPPSAWFTGFIPDLPTPFDAADAIDIKAFAALCERQIAASAPAVVVCETAGEASTLSPAEQELVIRTAVDVARGRVRVIAGAVSNSTSHAIELARRAEAAGADAVMSVVPAYNKPMQEGMLAHFRAIAGAIGLPVILHDIPSRTLRPLADETLLRLIESRQFVGLRDGSGDITRPMRLSRHLPAGFRFLSGDDSTAFGFMTDGGDGAISEVANIAPDLCRTIFSHVRQGRLQSARYLHKRLIPLIACLAKESPAALKYALSVLGLMSEATRLPIVPLEAAAQREVIRAFAAIADEELIDGVGA
- the kdpA gene encoding potassium-transporting ATPase subunit KdpA, which encodes MTMIGWIQIILFCVIIVALTKPLGGYMTRVFNGERTFLSPVLRPIEAGIYWISGVDERREQHWLTYTVAMLLFHVGGFLIIYGVMRLQAMLPFNPAGQGAVAQDLSFNTAISFITNTNWQNYGGESTVSYLVQMLGLTHQNFLSAATGIALAVALIRGFSRASVRTVGNFWVDVTRTTLYVLLPICVVYTLFLVWQGMPQTLGPYVEATTLEGAKQTIAVGPVASQVAIKMLGTNGGGFFNANAAHPFENPTALSNFVQMLSIFLIGAAMTNVFGRMVGNQRQGWAILAVMGVLFVAGVAVTYWAEAHGTSTMQALGLTGGNMEGKEVRFGIVASSLFAVITTAASCGAVNAMHDSFTALGGMIPLINMQLGEIIVGGVGAGLYGMLLFVVLAIFVAGLMVGRTPEYVGKKIEAREVKMAMLAILVLPLMYLGWTAVGVVYPAAVASMANAGPHGFTEVLYAFTSATGNNGSAFAGLTGNTFFYNLTLASAMFVGRFFMIVPAMAIAGSLAAKKSIPPSAGTFPTTGGLFVGLVVGVILIIGGLTFFPALALGPIVEHLAMNAGQVF